In Vitis vinifera cultivar Pinot Noir 40024 chromosome 17, ASM3070453v1, one genomic interval encodes:
- the LOC100266297 gene encoding uncharacterized protein LOC100266297 produces MAINICSETSPRISFSNDFCQADVASIDHCKSRNSELSSLDSSPDFDFCVSTSFEHESSSADELFSNGIILPIKIQERTVAPRSVASLPPLPSPSTNESLKKESSKGIAVSSCESQEKLQSSKSFWPFKRSSSLNCDNVHRRSLMCSLPLLSRSNSTGSVQNSKRTSKQNSQKQPSMAKSSSSSSSASSTNFYTYPVPQKPPLKKNYGGSYGNGVWISPVINVSPAYISKGTANLFGLGSLFRNGKEKKSKK; encoded by the coding sequence ATGGCAATCAACATCTGCTCTGAAACTAGTCCtagaatttcattttctaatgaTTTTTGTCAAGCAGATGTTGCATCCATTGATCACTGCAAATCTAGGAATTCAGAATTGTCCAGCTTGGACTCGAGTCCTGATTTTGATTTCTGTGTCAGCACCAGCTTTGAGCATGAGTCCTCCTCAGCTGATGAGCTTTTCTCAAATGGTATCATCCTTCCCATCAAAATTCAGGAAAGAACGGTTGCTCCAAGATCTGTTGCTTCGCTTCCTCCTCTTCCTAGTCCTAGTACTAATGAGAGTTTGAAGAAAGAGAGCTCAAAGGGGATCGCGGTATCAAGCTGTGAGTCTCAGGAGAAGCTTCAATCATCCAAGTCCTTTTGGCCATTCAAGAGGAGTAGTAGTCTCAATTGTGATAATGTTCATAGGAGGAGCTTAATGTGCTCTCTTCCACTTTTATCGCGAAGCAATTCAACTGGTTCGGTACAAAATTCAAAGCGAACATCCAAGCAGAATTCACAGAAGCAGCCATCAATGGcaaagtcatcatcatcatcgtccTCGGCATCTTCTACTAATTTTTATACCTATCCAGTGCCACAGAAGCCTCCCTTGAAGAAGAATTATGGAGGGTCTTATGGCAATGGTGTTTGGATTAGCCCAGTAATAAACGTGTCTCCTGCATATATTTCCAAAGGAACTGCAAATCTCTTTGGTTTGGGCTCTTTGTTTCGCAatggaaaagagaagaagagtaAGAAATGA